The genomic region CAATTAATTATTATCATATTTGTTGGGTTTCGTATTAAACTCAACCTACAAAATTGGGCCACTAACCCCTTGACAAAAATAACAGGATAGTTTACCATCACAATCGGAGTTAATATTGAATAGTTAACTTAGTAAGTCTTAGTAGGTTAATATGGGGAGAGGTGGCAGAGTGGTTGAATGCGGCACACTCGAAATGTGTTTTGGGGCAACTCAACGGGGGTTCGAATCCCCCCCTCTCCGTTTTAAAAGGCTCCATAAAAAGGAAAAATGATGCGCTTATCACAGAAGTTATTTGTTACGCTTAGGGATGACCCAGCGGATGCAGAAATTCCCAGTCATAAATTATTGTTGCGTGCAGGTTATATCCGTCGTATTGGTAGTGGAGTCTATGCCTATTTGCCGTTAATGTGGCGAGTTTTACAAAAAATCTCCCAGATAGTTAGGGAAGAAATGAACGCCACGGGTGCGGAAGAATGTTTACTACCACAACTACAACCAGCTGAGTTATGGAAGGAGTCAGGAAGGTGGGATACTTACACCAAGGCGGAAGGAATTATGTTCTCCTTAATTGATAGAAGGGAACAACAGCTAGGTCTTGGTCCTACCCATGAAGAAGTGATTACCACTATCGGTCGCGACATGATTCGTTCCTATCGCCAACTACCGGTGCATTTATATCAAATTCAAACTAAATTCCGGGATGAAATTCGTCCCCGATTTGGTTTGATGCGGGGTAGGGAATTCATCATGAAGGATGGTTATTCTTTCCATACTGACGAGGAAAGTTTAAAGAAAACCTACCAGGATATGTATAAAGCCTACAGTAATATGTTACGGCGTTGTGGTTTGGCTTTTAGAGCAGTAGAAGCCGACTCCGGTGCAATTGGTGGTTCTGGGTCAACAGAATTCATGGTTCTAGCGGATGCTGGGGAAGATGAAGTCCTCTATACCCAGGATGGTAAGTATGCAGCAAATGTGGAAAAGGCAGTTTCCTTACCTGCTGACGCGGAACCATCCAATTTCAAAACCTGTGAAAAAGTACCAACAGCAGGTACAGAAACAATCGAAAAACTCTGTGATTACTTGAAATGTTCCCCTACCCAGGTAGTGAAAAATGTTTTATATCAAACTGTTTATGATCAGGGGTTAACAGTTTTAGTGTTGGTGAATATTCGGGGAGACCAGGAAATTAACGAAGTCAAATTACAAAACGAACTGACCAAATTAGCTCCCCAATTTCATGCCAAAACGGTAATTAGTCTAACAGTGCCTAATCAGGAAGCGATCGCCAGTTGGGCAACCAAGAGCTTACCCTTGGGTTACATTGCCCCTGATTTGAGTGATGATTATATTGCTACCCGTGAACAGCTACACCCAAAATTTATCCGTCTGATTGATCAAACAGCGGTAGAATTAAAGCAATTTGTGACAGGAGCAAATGAATCCGGATTTCACCTGGTTGGGTCTAACTGGCAAGAGCAGTTTAAACTACCCGAACTAGTAGTAGATATTCGGAAAGCAAAACCAGGTGATCGCTCGGTGCATGATCCCAGTCAAACCTTAGAAACAGCCAGGGGTATAGAAGCGGGTCATATTTTCCAACTAGGAACAAAATATTCCCTAGCCATGGGTGCAACTTATACCAACGAACAAGGAGAAGAAAAGCCCTTAGTCATGGGTTGTTATGGTGTAGGTGTATCCAGACTGGCCCAGTCAGCAGTTGAACAATCTTATGATGGGGATGGGATAATTTGGCCGGTGGCGATCGCTCCTTATCATGCCATTATTAGCATTCCCAATATAAAAGATACCCAGCAGGTAGAGATTGCCGAAAAAATCTATACAGAGCTGAACAAAGTCGGTATAGAGACCCTATTGGATGACCGAAACGAAAGAGCAGGGGTAAAATTCAAAGATGCAGACCTAATTGGTATTCCCTACAGAATAGTTACTGGTCGTTCCATCACCCATGGTAAGGTAGAAGTAGTCACAAGAGCAACTCGTGAATCTCAGGAAATTGCCATTGAGGACCTAGTAGACACACTAGAAAGCTGGATTAGTCAAAGAGATGTAACAACCTAAATTACTTCACATTAACCCCTAATTAGGGAGGCAAAATATATTTGTAGGCGTTGGGTTTCATACCTCAACCCAACCTACGTTCATCTTATATTTAATTCCACCCACCCACTTACATGTTGCAGATGAAAAATATCAACCTAAAATTAGAGATGAGTCTGGTAATAAACCATTTGAGTTTTATGTCAAGCAGGTTTTATATATGAACGACCAACCAAGAACAAATCGTAATATTTCTTCAGGTGTAATAGCTGCTGTTTCAGCCACAGTAGTAGCAGTAAGCGGTGGTGTTGCGTGGTTGAGTTCTCAAACACCCAACACTCCCATACAAGCTAACCCCAACCAAAGTATAGAAAAACAACAGCCATTAACAAGCCAAACAGGTCAAGAACAAACGGCTAATATATATTGGCTAAAACCAACAGCAAAAAGTTTTCAGTTAGTTGCTCAACCCGTAAAAATTGCCAGTGACCAACCAGGTCAAGCATTAGAAAGTGCTTTAAACACATTGTTAGAGGGTCCAAAAGAAACAAAAGACTCAACAACTATTCCCCGGGGTACAAAATTGCTGAGTCTGAAAATAGAGAACAATGAAATTCATGTAAACCTGTCAGAAAATTTTACTGGTGGAGGTGGTAGCGCTTCCATGGTAGGTCGGGTGGGTCAGGTTGTCTACACTGCTACAACCCTAGATCCCAATGCTAAAGTTTACCTAGAAATTAACGGTAAACCCTTAGAAGTATTGGGTGGTGAAGGAGTAGAAATAGAACAACCACTAACCCGTAAAACCTTCCAGGAAAACTATCCTCTTTAGGGGGTAAGCACCAAACAAAAGGTGGTGAAACTTTCCCGAATTAGAAAAATCCCACTAATCAGGATTAATTCGCATTAAAGGTTGACCATATTCTACGGGTTGACCATTTTGCACCAGAATTTCCATCACCTGTCCAGAGACCTCAGCTTCAATTTCATTCATTAATTTCATGGCCTCAATAATGCAGACGGACTGACCTACCCGAACCCGGTCTCCCACCTCCACAAAAGGTGCTTCACCGGGAGCAGGAGCGCGATAAAAAGTTCCCACCATAGGAGACTGGACCTCCATAAATTTAGAAGCAGCTGCATTAGCTAGGGGTGACTGTGCCCCGGTAGAACTATCTCGGTGACTAGCTGACTCTGGTAGCTGAACCGGTGCGGTTTGAGTCACCGTTGGTACAACCGGTGCTGATACAGGGAAATTATTTCCCCCTTTAGAGACTCTCAGCTCAAAATCATCACTTTTGAGTGACACCTCAGTAATATCAGTTTGTGCAATAGTAGCTAACAATTGGCGGATTTCATTAAAATCTAATGGCACAGTATTTTTTACCTCGACCTAACCGTAAATTTCTTTTTTTTCATCCATCACAATCACCAGATAAATTGGTATTAATTATGACGCTAAACAATTATTCGCCAGTCAATACTAGACAACAGGAAATAATCAAAACACTTAAATAATTGTAGACGTTAATAGTAAGTGCTAACATTTATTAACGTATATTGTTGATAATTAGGGCTTGCTGAATATTACCGACAAATTTTGTTAATCTTGCCCATTTTAGGAGGTAATATTCACCAACAAGGCCTATTCTCGCCCTAGGTATTTATCTTCTCTGGTGTCTATCTTGATCCGCTCACCTGTCGTAATAAACAAAGGAACCATGACAGTTGCACCAGTTTCCAATTTTGCTGGCTTAGTGCCCCCGGTAGCGGTATCACCCTTGACACCTGGGTCAGTTTCCAACACCTCCAGAACTACGGAATTAGGGAGTTCAACTTCTAGAACCTGTTTTATAGTCTGTTTTTCCTCCTGTTTTACCCAAAAGGTGACATTAACCTCCATACCTTCTTTCAGGTACTTGACACGATCACCAATTTGGGTGGCATTCAATCTATCTTCCTCGTAGGTTTCCATATCCATCAAGACAAATTCATTACCTTCTTTATAAGTATATTGCATGGTAATTTTTTCTAAATTTGCTTGGGGTACAGTTTCCCCAGCGCGGAAAGTTTTTTCCACCACGTTACCATTTTGGACATTTTTTAATTTAGTTCTAACAAAGGCGGAACCCTTACCAGGTTTAACGTGAAGAAATTCAACTACTCGCCACACGGATTGGTCTAACACGATAGAAACGCCGGTTCGAAAATCATTACTGGAGATCATGAAACTTACAAATATTAGAAGACAATCGGGATTTATTGTAACCGTAAATTAGGACCTGGTGAAAAAGAAGGATGGGGTAAAGACACAGGAAGAGATTGAACCTCAATAGAGCCCCAATATGGGAAGATGGATAGTTGGTTACTTCCTGCATTTGAGAAACTCCATGTTTAAGTTTATCAGGTCTGGGCTAATATATAGCCTAAAAGTCATACTGATGGGAATGATATTTTTAGGAACCAGCACCACCGGGTGGACTTCCTACGCAGCTTTACCATCGGGGAATGCTATTACAGATGGTAGGGCTTTGTTGAGATATGCACTTCCCATAGATAATCAACCAGTACGCAAACTGCAGGCCAGTTTAGAGGATATTTCCAATCAACTACGTGCTAATAAGCGATGGGGTGCGATTTCCAGAGATCTTAGTCAAGCATTACGGATTCTTGACAGACCCTCCCAAATCTTAACCAGCATTCCCCCAGAACGCCAACCCCAAGCTGAATCTTGGATTGAGGAGTTAAAATCTGGCATAGTACAACTGCAAGAAGTAGTAAAAACCAGACAAAAAGAGGCCATTTTGGAGGGGAGAGCCAAGTTACTCAATCTTGTGAGTTTATTAGAAGAATCCATGGTTAAGGGGTTTCCCTTTGAAGTTCCTGCTGAATTTAGTAACCTACCTCAACTCAAAGGTCGTGCTACTATTGCCATAAAAACAAACAAGGGAGATCTAACCGTAGTAGTAGATGGTTACAGTGCGCCAGTGACAGCTGGTAATTTTGTAGATCTAGTACAAAGAGGCTTTTATAACGGATTAAAATTCACCCGTTCCGAAGAGTCCTATGTTTTACAAACGGGAGATCCGGAAGGTAAAGAAGTTGGTTTTATTGATCCTGTAATGGGCAAATATCGAGCTATTCCCCTAGAGATTTTAGCCGAAGGGGATAAACAACCAACTTATGGTATTACCTTGGAAGATGCGGGACGTTATTTAGATATGCCAGTATTACCATTTTCTTCCTTTGGAGCATTAGCAATGGCGCGTCCTGAGGGTGATCCGGATGGTGGTTCTTCCCAAATTTTCTTCTTTTTATTTGAACCGGAATTAACCCCAGCAGGGCGTAATCTTTTGGATGGACGCTATGCTGTATTTGGTTATCTGGTGGAAGGTAAAGAGATTTTGGATAAGCTAAAAGCAGGTGATATAATCGAGTCAGCTCAAGTTATTCAAGGAATTGAAAATTTAGTTGAGCCACCAGCATAAGAGGAAAGAGGGGAGTTGACTACTCCCCTTGGGAATCATCATCAGTAAGAATTACTAAGTCAACTTCATCATGACCATGGTGTTCCCAGCAATCTAATACGTCCTTAACCAATACTTCCTGAATCCAAATTTTTGCCACCACAGTCAGGGGTAATGCTAGAAATAAACCTAGAAATCCAAAAAAGGTGAGAAAAAACAACTGGGAGATTAGGGTAACAGCTGGTAATAGAGAAACCTGGTGTGCCATCACCATAGGAGTAATAAAATTGCTTTCAAGCTGTTGGATAAAAAAGTAAAGAATTAGGACAAAAATTGGTTTCCAAGGAGAATCTAAAAGAGCGATCGCCATAGCTGGAACCACACTCATAGTGGGGCCCAAATTAGGAATTAAATTCATCAATCCTGCCAAAACACCTAAAGCTAAAGCTGCTTTGACACCTAAAATTGACAGACCAATTAGGCTCATCAATCCCACCACACAAACAGCGATAAAAGCTCCTGTCAGCCATCTTTCTAGCGAATCCTCACACTGATTCAAGATTCCCTCTACTCGTCGTCGATAAAAGGAGGGAAAGAGTCTAACAAATAACTTTTGATAAGCTGCAGGATTAGTTAGGAACATTACCGTTAAAACTAAAACCAATAAAATATTGAGAACAAGCACTAAAGAACCAGAAACAAAAGCAAAAGAATTGCCTAAAACTCGATTAATTAAGGGTTGAGCTTCCGCGATCAAACGATTAAGATCGGGAATGACAGGTTCCAACTCCTGGGGGATATGACTTCTTTGTTCATCTATCCAGGTATTAACCCGTTCAAAACCTTGGGGTACTCGTAAAGTCAGTTCTTGGAATTGGTGAACAAAGGGTGGCACAATCACCCAAAAAAAAGCAACTATACCCACCAAAAAAACCATCACAGATAAAAAGACAGCCATTGGACGTTTAATTCCCAGATTTTGACAGGTTCTGGCCAATCTATTTAAGGTCGTAGCTAAAACCACAGCAGCAAATATCAATAGTAATACTTCACGTAGTTGCCATAATATGTACAGAGATACAACTAAAGCAATCAAACCAATCCATTGACCAAGTTTCACGGATACACTCCCCAAATTTGTTGAACTGTAGCTTTAACTTTGTCTTTTTGAGACCATGGGTAAAACAAGAAAAGATATCATGAATATAGTCGGAAGGAATACCATCATGAGCGCATTTACTGCTGTAGGTGGGAACAAAAATATAGGACCTACATATTTAATCAAACCTGAAATAAAAGTTGAAAGCAGAAGTAGCTTGACCAGAAAAAAGAGTTGATTATTCATAGAAGTGCGGTGACACCCATTTTGGGGTTGGGTAGATACGAATTTAGAGTTCAGTGTGTAGTCTCTATAATGGAAGAGAAACTGATTATTCGCAGAGTGTGGGTTTTACGGGAACTAAGTGCAGGAACTAAAAAGGAGGGAAACAATTAAGATATGATCTATCTACCAGTTTCAATACTGTTATTTCTGGTGTTGCTGTTACTTTTACCCTTTATTTGGTTTGCTCTAGCAGTAGACATAGTAGAAATTGCCGTAGCCAAGTTAGGTTTTTCTCCTCAAATTGCCTTCTTCCTCTTTTTGCTAGTAATAATTACTAGCACAATCAATATTCCCTTATACCGACTGGAAAACACCATAGAAGTAGTAGACGAATTTGCCACCCTGTGGCTAAGGGAATTTTGGGGAATCCCGTTAAGAAGACTAGACCGGTCTACAGTTGTAGCACTAAACGTAGGGGGTGGTTTAATACCCGTACTTTTAGCGTTATACCAAATTTCCCGAGGAAACCTGTTGGCAATTACCCTGGTAACCACCATTGTATCAGTGGTTGGTTATTTTGCAGCTCGGATAGTTCCCGGAATTGGAATTCAAATGAATCCGTTATTAGCTCCTCTAACTGCGGTTATATCAGCCATGATAATAGCCCCCCATGCAGGGGCTCCCGTAGCATTTGCGGGAGGTATTCTAGGCACTGTTATTGGTGCTGACCTATTACATCTTAAAGATATTCAATCCATGAGTGAGGGCGTTTTAAGTATTGGTGGTGCGGGAGTATTTGACGGTATTGCTTTGTGTGGACTATTTGCTTTATTATTAAGTTAATTAAGTTCATGACTAGGTTAATCAACCAATTAGCAATTACTCAACTAAGAGGGTGGGTGGAATTAAATATAAGATAATTGTGCCTACCTACTTATCAAGTTGTTAAGTCAACCATAAAGTAATCAATTATCAAACTTTTGAGGTAAATTATCATGCCTGTAGAAACTAACAATAAGAACCAGATGCAAAAGCCAAAACTGCGACAGTTTGGCGGAAGTTTCTTAATCTTAATGACCATTTTATTACTGTTGAATTTAATAGTTCCCAGCATTTTGGGACCTAGGTTACAACAAGTACCTTACAGTGATTTTATTAATCAGGTAAAAGCTGGTAAAGTAGATAAAGCAATTGTGGGAGGAGACCGGATTGAATATGCGATTAAAACCCAAACTCCCGAAGGAAAAATTGTGGAGCAGGTTTTTAGAACCACACCAGTGGCCATAGACTTAGACCTACCGAAAATTCTGCGAGAAAATAACGTGGAATTTGCCGCCCCACCCCCCAATGAAAATGCCTGGATTGGTACAGTTTTAGGTTGGGTTGCACCTCCCTTAATCTTCTTTGGTATTTGGGCTTTTCTCATGAGTCGTCAGGGAGGGGGACCTGCTGCATTAACTGTGGGAAAAAGTAAAGCTCGAATTTATTCAGAAGGTAGCACCGGTGTGAAATTTCCCGATGTTGCAGGTGTTGATGAAGCCAAAGCGGAATTGGAGGAAATAGTTGACTTTTTAAAAAATGCTAGTAAGTACACAAACTTAGGAGCAAAAATTCCCAAAGGTGTATTATTAGTGGGACCACCGGGAACAGGTAAGACCTTATTAGCAAAAGCCATTGCAGGTGAATCAGGAGTACCATTTTTTAGTATTTCTGGGTCAGAATTTATTGAATTATTTGTAGGTGTAGGTGCTGCTAGGGTAAGAGATTTATTTGAACAAGCCAAAAAACAAGCTCCCTGTATAGTCTTTATTGATGAATTAGATGCTCTAGGCAAATCTCGGGGTGGAGCTAGTGGTTTTGTAGGTGGTAATGATGAAAGGGAACAAACCCTAAACCAATTATTGACAGAAATGGATGGTTTTGACGCTAATACAGGCGTGATAATTATTGCTGCTACTAACCGTCCTGAAGTTTTAGATCCTGCATTACGTCGTCCCGGGAGGTTTGACCGTCAAATTGTGGTAGACAGACCAGATAAAATAGGTCGAGAGGCAATTCTCAAGGTTCATGCTAGAAGTGTGAAATTAGCAGAAGATGTGAACTTAGAAATTATTGCGACTCGCACCCCAGGTTTTGCTGGTGCAGATTTAGCGAACCTAGTTAATGAAGCTGCATTATTAGCAGCGAGAAATAATCGTCAAGCTGTTCTAATGGTAGATTTTAACGAGGCTATTGAAAGATTAATTGCTGGGTTAGAAAAACGCTCCCGTGTGTTAAATGAATTGGAGAAGAAAACGGTTGCTTACCATGAAGTTGGTCATGCTATTATTGGGGCCTTAATGCCAGGAGCAGGTAAGGTAGAGAAGATTTCCGTTGTTCCCCGGGGTGTGGGAGCATTGGGTTACACAATTCAAATGCCAGAGGAAGATAGATTTCTTATGGTAGAAGATGAAATTCGTGGACGGATTGCTACTTTATTGGGTGGACGTTCATCGGAGGAAATTGTGTTTGGGAAGGTTTCTACTGGTGCATCTGATGATATTCAAAAAGCCACAGATTTGGCGGAAAGATATGTGACTTTGTATGGTATGAGTGATAAGCTTGGACCAGTAGCTTTTGAGAAAAGTCAACAGCAGTTTTTAGAAGGTTATAGTAATCCCCGTCGTGCTATTAGTCCCCATGTTGCTGAAGAAATTGATCGGGAAGTGAAGGAGATAGTGGATAATGCTCATCATATTGCATTGAGTATTTTGCAATGTAATAGGGATTTATTGGAGGAAATTGCTCAGGAATTATTACAAAGGGAAATTTTGGAAGGTGGTTATTTACGAGAAAAATTAACCCGATCTAACCGACCAGATGAAATGGATGAGTGGTTAAGAACTGGTAAGTTAAATGGTGATCAGCCATTACTACAAACTGTTTTGGGTTAGATTAGCTCGGACCTAAATTCTCACCAGGTACAGTGTAGGTTGGGTTGAAGTATGAAACCCATCCTACAAATAATTGTGCCTCCCTACTTATGGTAGAATTAAAATGCGATCGCACAACTTTTTTTTACGTACTATGTAGATTATTATGTTTAATTAAATCTTCCACAATTGCTTGAATTACTGGCACTGTTACAGCATTACCAAATTGCTTGTATGCTGCATTATCATCTTGATGAACAATATAAGAATCTGGAAAACCTTGTAATCTTGCACATTCACGAGGGGTTATTCTTCGAGGCTTTCCATTTTGGACTATACCCAATTTATTGGCATCTGATGATGTCAGAGTTATGGAAATACTCTCAGGATCGAGAAACTTAAAAACTTCAAAAGACATATTTCCACACACAGGATTGTATCTTCCATTGATTTCTTTAAGATATTTTTTCTGAATGAGTGAATAAATAATATTTTCCATATCTTCATGATCAAAAAACGTTTTAATTTGTTCTATAGTTAAACTTTTACCATCTTGGTGGTTACCAAATTCTTTATGCCTTCTATGAGATATTAAAGCATTCATAAAGTCCCGTTCATTTTTTGAACACTTACCCTTTATACCTAAATCCCAAGAATGGATAGAATTGCCACCACGAAAATCAATTAAACGCACACCATGAAGTTTCTCAAATTTACCATCAACAGCATCGAAAATCTGTTGCTGAAATCTTTTAGACAGATAATAATTTTCAGACACTTTTTGTTCCAGAATATTTTTAACCTTAACTACTGAATAAGAATCAGGAAAGAGACTGAGTTGATAGAATTGTTCCTTAAAACTATGGGAATCAGTCGCACCTTTATCTGAATTAATAGTAAGTCTGGGGTTTTTCCCAAGTAGTCCTAATATATATATACGAACACGATTTTGAGGTACACCAAAGTTACTACTGTTGAGTAGAAGGTAATGAATACCATAGCCAAGTTTTTCTAGTGAATTAATAATTGTGTTAAATGTCCTACCATGATCGTGTGTTGTTAAACCTCGAACATTTTCCAATAGAAAAGCTTCTGGTTGGTAACTTGTGAGAAGTCTTTCAATTTCAAAAAATAGCGTTCCTCTTGTATCTCCAAAACCCTGTTGTTTACCAGCATAAGAGAAAGGTTGACAGGGAAAACCAGCAAGCATAAAATCAAATTCAGGCATAATGTCAATTTCTCGGATGTCTCCTCTAGGTTGATCATCAAAGTTTATTTTATAAGTTTCAACAGCTTTCTTATCAATTTCAGAGCTAAGTACACATTCATATTCGACTCCTAAAACATCACACGCTTGCTGAAAACCAAGTCTCATCCCACCAATACCTGCAAAAAGATCAATAAAACGAATCATCACAAGTTCTCACGTAAAAAGTCAACTAAAATATTAAACTCACTATCAGAAAATGCAACCGTACAATCACTATGCTGACAAATTTTAGAGATAGCGGCAAAACGTTCAAAATTCCCAGCTCCATCAATCACATAGGCTGTTTTGTAGCTAGCTTTTGTCATAAGAGCTTGTCTTTCAGACGCTTGTGCTGCTTTTCTTTCTATGGTACTATTGGTTGTGACTTGAAAACTAATTTCAATTCCCACCTTTTTGTCTGCTTTTGTGACAACTATATCAAAAGATATTTCAGTGCCCTGTAAAGGAATTCGCTCATTACTACTAATATAAAATTCAGTTCCCAATTTTTCTTTTAAGTACTTGAGAATATAACTTTGTGCTAATTGTCCTAGAGAGTTGGCGTTGGCACCTCCTGTTATGCGACTAACAAGTATATATTTTTGTTTTATGTGATGCTCTAATGCAACTTTATCACCAAGTATAGAGCCAAGAGTACAGAGATCTAATGCAGCACAATGTGAAACATCAGATGTACTTGCATAAAGTAAAATCATAGTTATGTCACGTTTTAATCCATCGAATGGTTCCTCAAATTGTAGTCCCTTGCCATCAATATTAAGCTTTTTATTATCTAATTTGCTTTGGATGGGCATTGACTCAAAGACATATTGGTGATTTTTTCCTTTCCAGACATAATCCATTACTAGTTTATTTGTTTTATCTCTTTT from Cylindrospermopsis curvispora GIHE-G1 harbors:
- the proS gene encoding proline--tRNA ligase gives rise to the protein MRLSQKLFVTLRDDPADAEIPSHKLLLRAGYIRRIGSGVYAYLPLMWRVLQKISQIVREEMNATGAEECLLPQLQPAELWKESGRWDTYTKAEGIMFSLIDRREQQLGLGPTHEEVITTIGRDMIRSYRQLPVHLYQIQTKFRDEIRPRFGLMRGREFIMKDGYSFHTDEESLKKTYQDMYKAYSNMLRRCGLAFRAVEADSGAIGGSGSTEFMVLADAGEDEVLYTQDGKYAANVEKAVSLPADAEPSNFKTCEKVPTAGTETIEKLCDYLKCSPTQVVKNVLYQTVYDQGLTVLVLVNIRGDQEINEVKLQNELTKLAPQFHAKTVISLTVPNQEAIASWATKSLPLGYIAPDLSDDYIATREQLHPKFIRLIDQTAVELKQFVTGANESGFHLVGSNWQEQFKLPELVVDIRKAKPGDRSVHDPSQTLETARGIEAGHIFQLGTKYSLAMGATYTNEQGEEKPLVMGCYGVGVSRLAQSAVEQSYDGDGIIWPVAIAPYHAIISIPNIKDTQQVEIAEKIYTELNKVGIETLLDDRNERAGVKFKDADLIGIPYRIVTGRSITHGKVEVVTRATRESQEIAIEDLVDTLESWISQRDVTT
- a CDS encoding GerMN domain-containing protein, coding for MNDQPRTNRNISSGVIAAVSATVVAVSGGVAWLSSQTPNTPIQANPNQSIEKQQPLTSQTGQEQTANIYWLKPTAKSFQLVAQPVKIASDQPGQALESALNTLLEGPKETKDSTTIPRGTKLLSLKIENNEIHVNLSENFTGGGGSASMVGRVGQVVYTATTLDPNAKVYLEINGKPLEVLGGEGVEIEQPLTRKTFQENYPL
- the accB gene encoding acetyl-CoA carboxylase biotin carboxyl carrier protein, whose product is MPLDFNEIRQLLATIAQTDITEVSLKSDDFELRVSKGGNNFPVSAPVVPTVTQTAPVQLPESASHRDSSTGAQSPLANAAASKFMEVQSPMVGTFYRAPAPGEAPFVEVGDRVRVGQSVCIIEAMKLMNEIEAEVSGQVMEILVQNGQPVEYGQPLMRINPD
- the efp gene encoding elongation factor P, translated to MISSNDFRTGVSIVLDQSVWRVVEFLHVKPGKGSAFVRTKLKNVQNGNVVEKTFRAGETVPQANLEKITMQYTYKEGNEFVLMDMETYEEDRLNATQIGDRVKYLKEGMEVNVTFWVKQEEKQTIKQVLEVELPNSVVLEVLETDPGVKGDTATGGTKPAKLETGATVMVPLFITTGERIKIDTREDKYLGRE
- a CDS encoding peptidylprolyl isomerase, with translation MFKFIRSGLIYSLKVILMGMIFLGTSTTGWTSYAALPSGNAITDGRALLRYALPIDNQPVRKLQASLEDISNQLRANKRWGAISRDLSQALRILDRPSQILTSIPPERQPQAESWIEELKSGIVQLQEVVKTRQKEAILEGRAKLLNLVSLLEESMVKGFPFEVPAEFSNLPQLKGRATIAIKTNKGDLTVVVDGYSAPVTAGNFVDLVQRGFYNGLKFTRSEESYVLQTGDPEGKEVGFIDPVMGKYRAIPLEILAEGDKQPTYGITLEDAGRYLDMPVLPFSSFGALAMARPEGDPDGGSSQIFFFLFEPELTPAGRNLLDGRYAVFGYLVEGKEILDKLKAGDIIESAQVIQGIENLVEPPA
- a CDS encoding AI-2E family transporter produces the protein MKLGQWIGLIALVVSLYILWQLREVLLLIFAAVVLATTLNRLARTCQNLGIKRPMAVFLSVMVFLVGIVAFFWVIVPPFVHQFQELTLRVPQGFERVNTWIDEQRSHIPQELEPVIPDLNRLIAEAQPLINRVLGNSFAFVSGSLVLVLNILLVLVLTVMFLTNPAAYQKLFVRLFPSFYRRRVEGILNQCEDSLERWLTGAFIAVCVVGLMSLIGLSILGVKAALALGVLAGLMNLIPNLGPTMSVVPAMAIALLDSPWKPIFVLILYFFIQQLESNFITPMVMAHQVSLLPAVTLISQLFFLTFFGFLGLFLALPLTVVAKIWIQEVLVKDVLDCWEHHGHDEVDLVILTDDDSQGE
- a CDS encoding DUF1614 domain-containing protein, which produces MIYLPVSILLFLVLLLLLPFIWFALAVDIVEIAVAKLGFSPQIAFFLFLLVIITSTINIPLYRLENTIEVVDEFATLWLREFWGIPLRRLDRSTVVALNVGGGLIPVLLALYQISRGNLLAITLVTTIVSVVGYFAARIVPGIGIQMNPLLAPLTAVISAMIIAPHAGAPVAFAGGILGTVIGADLLHLKDIQSMSEGVLSIGGAGVFDGIALCGLFALLLS
- the ftsH gene encoding ATP-dependent zinc metalloprotease FtsH, producing MPVETNNKNQMQKPKLRQFGGSFLILMTILLLLNLIVPSILGPRLQQVPYSDFINQVKAGKVDKAIVGGDRIEYAIKTQTPEGKIVEQVFRTTPVAIDLDLPKILRENNVEFAAPPPNENAWIGTVLGWVAPPLIFFGIWAFLMSRQGGGPAALTVGKSKARIYSEGSTGVKFPDVAGVDEAKAELEEIVDFLKNASKYTNLGAKIPKGVLLVGPPGTGKTLLAKAIAGESGVPFFSISGSEFIELFVGVGAARVRDLFEQAKKQAPCIVFIDELDALGKSRGGASGFVGGNDEREQTLNQLLTEMDGFDANTGVIIIAATNRPEVLDPALRRPGRFDRQIVVDRPDKIGREAILKVHARSVKLAEDVNLEIIATRTPGFAGADLANLVNEAALLAARNNRQAVLMVDFNEAIERLIAGLEKRSRVLNELEKKTVAYHEVGHAIIGALMPGAGKVEKISVVPRGVGALGYTIQMPEEDRFLMVEDEIRGRIATLLGGRSSEEIVFGKVSTGASDDIQKATDLAERYVTLYGMSDKLGPVAFEKSQQQFLEGYSNPRRAISPHVAEEIDREVKEIVDNAHHIALSILQCNRDLLEEIAQELLQREILEGGYLREKLTRSNRPDEMDEWLRTGKLNGDQPLLQTVLG
- the dcm gene encoding DNA cytosine methyltransferase, whose amino-acid sequence is MIRFIDLFAGIGGMRLGFQQACDVLGVEYECVLSSEIDKKAVETYKINFDDQPRGDIREIDIMPEFDFMLAGFPCQPFSYAGKQQGFGDTRGTLFFEIERLLTSYQPEAFLLENVRGLTTHDHGRTFNTIINSLEKLGYGIHYLLLNSSNFGVPQNRVRIYILGLLGKNPRLTINSDKGATDSHSFKEQFYQLSLFPDSYSVVKVKNILEQKVSENYYLSKRFQQQIFDAVDGKFEKLHGVRLIDFRGGNSIHSWDLGIKGKCSKNERDFMNALISHRRHKEFGNHQDGKSLTIEQIKTFFDHEDMENIIYSLIQKKYLKEINGRYNPVCGNMSFEVFKFLDPESISITLTSSDANKLGIVQNGKPRRITPRECARLQGFPDSYIVHQDDNAAYKQFGNAVTVPVIQAIVEDLIKHNNLHST
- a CDS encoding restriction endonuclease, whose amino-acid sequence is MQNYARDINSLKSHATMWWPQNLRDKNATTSIIPRLLETQDDFISILQLSKNNPTQVFELAEAANFPANLFLKHLVVISDYGGELMKRLGESFTTIFTKRDKTNKLVMDYVWKGKNHQYVFESMPIQSKLDNKKLNIDGKGLQFEEPFDGLKRDITMILLYASTSDVSHCAALDLCTLGSILGDKVALEHHIKQKYILVSRITGGANANSLGQLAQSYILKYLKEKLGTEFYISSNERIPLQGTEISFDIVVTKADKKVGIEISFQVTTNSTIERKAAQASERQALMTKASYKTAYVIDGAGNFERFAAISKICQHSDCTVAFSDSEFNILVDFLRENL